In Streptomyces venezuelae, the sequence GATGCACCCGCTGGGCTAGACCGCGAAACCGTGAAAGCGCCTCCGACCGGCGAGAACGAGGACCGTCGAGTTCCTCGTTCCCGCCCCGTCCGAGGCGCTTTCGCGGTGAAGGGGCCGGTCGGCGGGGCCGGTCACCCGGCCGCAGACACCGCCCCCGCTCAGATCCCGACCGCGTTGGACGCGGGCAGCCAGATCTGCAGCTGGTAGACGAAGTCGCTCCACAGGCCGGTGACGAGGAGCACTCCCACCGCGATGAGGAATCCTCCACCGATCTTGATCACCAGCGAGTAGTGCTGCTTGACCCATCCGAACGCCTTCATCGACCGGCGGAACGCGACGGCCGCGAGGATGAACGGAACGCCCAGGCCCAGGCAGAAGAAGGCCACGAGGAGCGCGCCCCGGCCCGGGCTCTCCTGCCCCATGGACAGGCTCATCACGGCTCCGAGGGTCGGGCCCATGCAAGGCGACCACCCGAGTCCGAACGTGAAGCCGAGAACCGGTGCGCCGAGCAGTCCGGCACCGGGCTTGCGGTGGATCCGGAAGTCGCGCTGTGTGAAACCGGGGAGGAACCCCATGAAGGCGAGCCCGAACAGGATCGTCAGGCTTCCCAGAACGATGTCGAGCGTGTCCTTGTATTCCGAAAGGGTGCTGCCGAAATAACCGAAGAAGGCGCCCTGGCTGACGAATGGGGCCGAGAAACCGAGTACGAAAAGAAGTGCGCCCAGAAGCATCCGGCCACGCTTTTCCTCCCGCGCCTCGGGGTTCAGCGTGGAGGCGGAGAGGCCCGTGACGTAGCCGAGGTAACCGGGGACGAGCGGCAGCACGCACGGGGAGAAGAACGAGATGAGCCCGGCCAGGAGGGCCACCGGCACGGCGGCGATCAACGTGCCGCTCGTCACCACCGAGGTTGTGGATGCCAGGACCACCAGGGCCTCCTTGATCGCGGCCCGGTCGAGGCACGTACGCGGACGGTAGGGCTCCCCAGTGTGGCACGCAGCGTCCGGGCGGCTGAGGCCAGGGTGCGGGGCCGGGCACCGGAAGACCGGCGACGTCACCTGCGATATGTCTTTGTCGGTGTGCCTTTGGACAAAGGGAATAGGCGAGAGATGCGCAGGCCCGGGGAGTGATTGTTTCCCGGTGACGGCGAACGCATTCGCCGGCGGAAATGCCGCCGATGCCGCGCGGTCGTCCGGGTGACACCGGACGGCCGCGCGGCAGGGCCGGGCCCGCGCGGGTAGCGGGACCTCAGGCGTTCGCAGGCTCCTCGGCGGCGGCGGCCGGGACCGGGGCGGGGGAGCGGCGGGTGGTGAGGGCGGCGTACACGAGCCCGCCCGTCAGGCCGGACAGGACGAAGGAGCAGTCCACGCCGCCGGTGAGGGCGAGCAGCGGGCCCTCGTAGAAGGGGGTGGTCACGGCGAGCAGGCCGATGCCCGCGCCGATCGCCCAGGAGGCCGTGGCCGCGACGTTCCAGCCGGAGCGGTACCAGTAGATCCCGCCCACCGAGCGGCGGTTGAAGACCTGGAGCGCGTCGGCGTCGTAGCGCCCCCGGCAGCGCACGTACCCGATGAGGGTGATCACCGCCCACGGGGTGCCGATCGCGGTCAGCACCAGCACGAACGAGGTCATCGCGGACTGTACGTCCCACTCGAAGGAGCCGATGAACACGAAGGCGGTGGCGACTGCCGCGGCCACCAGCGTGGCCGTGGTCCGGGTGGCCCTGGGCACGATGGCGTCGAGGTCGAGACCCATCGAGTAGAGCATCAGCCCGGCGTTGCCGACGGAGCCGGCCGCGGCCGCGGCGAGCAGCGGGACCAGGTACCAGAAGGGCGAGGCGTCGACCAGCGGCCCGGCGTACTCGGCTCCCGCCCGGGCGGCGAGCGCCGTCCAGGTGCCGAACAGCTGAGGGATCAGCAGCCCGAAGAGCAGCCCGAAGCCGGTGGCCCAGAGCACCTTGCGGGAGCTGTGCCGGCGCGGGGAGATGTAGCGGGTGTAGTCGCCGAGCAGGGTGATGAAGGCGACCGGACCGCTGAGCCCGGCGGCGACGGCGGCGAGGATCCAGGTCGGCCAGAAGGAGCCGAGGAGGTACGCGGTGTCCGGCGGGGCCGCGGTGGTGAAGTCCCCGGCGTAGGCGAAGACACCGACGGCCAGCAGCACCACCATGCCGATGGCCAGGATCTTGCTCATGCGCAGCAGCAGCTTGTAGCCGAAGACGGCCGCGACGACGGTACACGCGGCGAGTACGCCGTACATCAGGCCGCGCGTGGCCCCGGTGTCCGGCAGTCCGGTGAGCCGAGAGAGGACCCCCACCATCACGTCGCCGCCGATCCACAGGGTGAGGGCGGTGTAGCCGAGCGAGAGCAGCAGACCCACCACCGAGCCCACGAGCCGCCCGCGTACGCCGAACTGCGCGCCGCTGGAGGTCGAGAGGTTGGTCGCGGTGCGCAGGGAGACGAGCGCCAGCGGCGCGGTGAAGGCGATACCGACGAGCGTGCCGGTCACGATGGCGGTGACCGAGGGCCACAGGCCCAGTCCGAAGGACGGGGGCAGCCAGCCGAAGACGATCACACCGAGGCAGAGGTTGGAGCCGAGCAGGATCGAGATCAGGTCACGGGGACCACTCGTCCGCTCGTCCTCGGGGATGGTGTCGACTCCGCGCTGTTCGATGGGCATGGGGGACTCCCTTGGCAGGGCGGGGGGTGGTTGCGCATTGTTTGAGCGACACTCAATGTGACTCAAGGCCTGCCCCCAGGTCAATGATTCCCACCATCGAGATGAAGAGTTAGAGTGATGCTCTAACCCATCGACTCAAGAGGTGGTGGATCGGCGTGCGGCTGACTCCTGCGGAGCGCGACCGGCTGCTGCTCCGCAGTACCGCGGAGCCGGCCCGGGCGCGGTGGGCCCGTGGCCTGAAACCGGATGTCCCGCAGGCCACCGCCCTGATCGCGGACACGGTCTGCGAGGCGGCGCGCGACGGCAGGCGGCTCACGGAGGCCATCGAGGAGGCCCGCACCGCGCTGGGCCCGGACGACGTCCTGCCGGGGTTCAACTCCCGGGTGGGCGCGGTCGATGTGGACGCGCGCAGCGGACTGGTCTCCCCCGGCGGGGAACCGCTGCGCTCCGAAGCCGCCGCATCGGTCTCCCCCAACCGCCTGTACTTCCTGTAAGCCAGCACAGCCCCGTAAGGATTCGCCTGCCATGACCAAGCCTGTGAACGACGGCTTCCGGATGCCCGCCGAGTGGACGCCCCACGAGCGCACCTGGATGGCCTGGCCCAGCCCCAACCCGACCTTCACCAACGCGCAGGAGCTCGCCGAGGCCCGCCAGGCCTGGGGCGCCGTCGCCCGCGCCGTCCGCGCGTACGAGCCGGTGACCCTCGTGGTCTCGCCCGGCGACGCGGAGAGCGCCCGCGCCGTCGTCGGCGACGACGTCCAACTGGTCGAGCAGGAGCTCGACGACGCCTGGATGCGCGACATCGGCCCCACCTTCGTCACCAACGACGCGGGCCAGCTGGCCGCCGTCGACTGGACCTTCAACGGCTGGGGCGCCCAGGAGTGGGCCCGCTGGGACCATGACTCCAAGATCGCCCGCCATGTCTCGGACGTGATCGGCACCCGCACCTACAGCACCGAGCTCGTCAACGAGGGCGGGGCCATCCACGTCGACGGCGAGGGCACCGTGCTCCTCACCGACACCGTCCAGCTGGGCGAGGGCCGCAACCCCGGCTGGACCCGGCAGCAGGTGGAGGCCGAGATCCACGCCCACCTCGGCACCACCAAGGCGATCTGGCTGCCGTACGGCCTGGCCGGCGACTACGGCACCTACGGCACCCAGGGCCACGTCGACATCGTCGCCGCCTTCGCCCGCCCCGGCGTCGTCATGGTCCACACCCAGCCCGACCCGGCCCACCCGGACCACGAGCGCTGCAAGACCGTCGCGGCCATCCTGCGCGCGTCCACCGACGCCCGGGGGCGGCAGCTGGAGGTCGTGGAGGTCCCGGCGCCGACCGTGCTGGAGGAGGACGGGGAGTGGGTGGACTACTCGTACATCAATCACTACCTGTGCAACGGCGGTGTCGTGCTGTGCGCGTTCGACGACCCGCGCGACGAGGAGGCCGCCGAGATCTTCCGCGGACTGTTCCCCGAGCGGACCGTGACACTCGTTGACGCACGTACGATTTTCGCCGGGGGTGGCGGTATCCACTGCATCACCCAGCAGCAGCCGAAGGTCTGAGCCGCGACGAGCGGCGGCCGAGCGACGAGGAGTGGCCCATGGTGGCGGGTGGAGTGCCGGTACGCGCGGCGCGGAAGAACGCGCCCCCGCGCGAGGACGTACTCGTCGCCGCCATGGCCACGATCGCCGAGCGCGGCCTGGAAGGCCTGACCATGGCCGGACTGGGCCGCGAGGTCGGCATGAGCAGCGGCCACCTCCTCTACTACTTCCGCAGCAAGGACGAGCTCCTGCTGCAGACCCTGGAGTGGAGCGAGGCGGAACTGGGCGGCGAGCGGCGGGCCCTGCTCGCCCGCCGCGGTCCGGTGAGCGAGCGCCTGCAGGCGTACGTGGACCTGTACGTGCCCACGCGCCCCCGCGACCCGCACTGGACGCTGTGGCTGGAGGTCTGGAACCGCTCCCAGAACGCCGGCCCCCAGGAGCGCGACCGGCAGGCGGCCATCGAGGGGGCCTGGCACCGCGACCTGGTCGCCCTGCTCGCCGAGGGCATCTCGCGCGGGGAGTTCCGCCCGGTGGACGCCGAACGCGTGGCCACCCGCGTCCGGGCCCTGCTCGACGGATTCAGCATCCAGCTGGCGGTCGGTCTGCCCACGCTCGACCGGGCGGCCATCCTGGCCCACGTGAGGGAATTCCTGGTGGAGACCCTCTCCCCGCCCCGCTAGGCCGTCTTGCCCGCATGCTGAGACCCTTGTCCATCCACGGCGAGCGGTGTGGCACACTGCCAGCGTGCCTGCTCAGCTCATGATTATCGCCAGCAGCGCGCCGGTCCCCAGTGGCCGCTGAACCGTGGAAGAACTTCGCGGAAGCGGCCACCGTGCCTCGGACCCGCGCGCAGACCTCTCGCTACCCGCGAGAGGTTTTTTCGTTTCCCGGACCATCCCTGCCGGGACCGGACCGCGCGCGATGATGGGGGCAGTGGATGCCGGGCATATCCGGAACCACTCATCCGACAGGAGTCAGATCAGCATGACGACGACACCAGAGGCGGCAACCGTGCTGTCAGAAGGCCTGGACGACAGCTTCCACGTCTTCGACACCACCCTGCGCGACGGCGCCCAGCGCGAGGGCATCAACCTCACCGTCGCCGACAAGCTGACCATCGCCCGGCATCTGGACGACTTCGGAGTGGGCTTCATCGAGGGCGGCTGGCCCGGAGCCAACCCCCGCGACACCGAGTTCTTCTCCCGCGCCCGTGCGGAGATCACCTTCAGGAACGCCCAGCTGGTCGCCTTCGGCGCGACCCGCCGCGCCGGCGGCTCGGCCGCCCAGGACCCGCAGGTGCGGGCCCTGCTGGAATCCGGCGCCCCGGTCATCACGCTCGTCGCCAAGTCCCACGACCGCCACGTCGAACTCGCCCTGCGCACCACCCTCGACGAGAACCTGGAGATGGTCCGCGACACCGTCTCCCACCTGGTCGCCCAGGGCCGCCGCGTCTTCGTCGACTGCGAGCACTTCTTCGACGGGTACCGGGCCAACCCGGAGTACGCCAAGTCCGTCGTCCGCACCGCCCACGAGGCCGGAGCCGACGTGGTCATCCTCTGCGACACCAACGGCGGCATGCTGCCCGCCCAGGTGACCGCGACCGTCGCCACCGTCCTCGCCGACACCGGCGCCCGCCTCGGCATCCACGCCCAGGACGACACCGGCTGCGCCGTCGCCAACACCCTGGCCGCGGTCGACGCGGGCGCCACCCACGTCCAGTGCACGGCGAACGGGTACGGCGAGCGCGTCGGCAACGCCAACCTGTTCCCCGTCGTCGCCGCCCTGGAGATCAAGTACGGGCGCAAGGTGCTCCCCGACGGGGCGCTCGCCGAGATGACCCGGATCTCGCACGCCATCGCCGAGGTCGTGAACCTCACCCCCTCCACGCACCAGCCCTACGTCGGCGTCTCCGCCTTCGCGCACAAGGCGGGCCTGCACGCCTCGGCCATCAAGGTCGACCCGGACCTCTACCAGCACATCGACCCCGAGCGGGTCGGCAACACCATGCGGATGCTGGTCTCCGACATGGCCGGCCGTGCCTCCATCGAGCTCAAGGGCAAGGAGCTCGGCGTCGAGCTGGGCGGGGACCGCGCGCTGATCTCCCGGGTCGTGGAGCGGGTCAAGGAGCGCGAGCTCAAGGGCTACACCTACGAGGCGGCCGACGCCTCCTTCGAGCTGCTGCTGCGCGCCGAGGCCGAGGGCCGCGCCCGCAAGTACTTCCGCATCGAGTCCTGGCGGGCGATCGTCGAGGACCGTCCCGACGGCACCCACGCCAACGAGGCCACGGTCAAGCTGTGGGCCAAGGGCGAGCGGATCGTCGCCACCGCGGAGGGCAACGGCCCGGTCAACGCGCTGGACCGGGCGCTGCGGGTGGCGCTGGAGCGCTTCTACCCACAGCTCGCCAAGTTCGAGCTCGTCGACTACAAGGTCCGCATCCTGGAGGGCACGCACGGCACGGAGTCCACGACCCGCGTTCTGATCGCCACGACCGACGGTGAGCGCGAGTGGTCCACGGTCGGCGTGGCCCCGAACGTCATCGCGGCCTCCTGGCAGGCCCTGGAGGACGCGTTCACCTACGGCCTGCTGCACGCCGGCGTCGAGCCCGCCGAGTAGCCCGCCGGGCGCGCGTCCGCCGGACCCCACCTCGCCGGGCCGCAGCCCGGCGAGGCCCTTATGTCCAGCTCACACGGGAAAGTACCGGTTCCGGTAGCGTCTTGGATATGAAGACCAGGCTGATGTCCATACGCTTCGGCTCGCTGCTGGCCGGTCTGCTGCTGGGACTGTCGGCGACCGCCCTCGTGGCCGCGCCGCAGGCGTCGGCGGCTACCGGGGTCGCGGCCGTGGGGGAGGCCCTCAAACAGGGCCCGGTCTACGTCGCACCCGGGGCCGAGGGGCAGCTGTCCGCCGTCCAGGCGGACGCGCTCGCGAAGAAGATAGAGGACGCCGGGAAGCCGGTGTTCGTGGCCGTGCTGCCGGCCACCGCCGAGTTCCCCGCGGACAAGGTGCTCGGCGCCGTCCGCGCCGAGACCGGTGTCACCGGGCTCTACGCGATCCGGCTGGGCGACGGCTTCAACGCCGGAGCCGACAGGGCGGTCATGCCGAACAACGCCGTACGCAACCTCACCGAGGCCGTGAAGACCGGCGCACCGGTGAACGCGAACACCCAGCTCAACAACTTCGTGGACCAGGCATTGACCCAGGTCAAGGGCAGCGCCCCGGCCTCCTGGGGCACGACCGGAGCGGACCAGGGCGCCCCGGTCGGCGGACTGGTCGCCCTCGGCGCGGTGGCCGTGGTGGGCGGCGGCGGGGCGTACGCGCTGGTCCGCCGGAACCGGAAGAAGAAGGAAGAGGCCAGGCGTGAGGCCGTCGCCCGGCTGGGCGTGGTCGTCGACGAGGACATCACGGCCTTCGGCGAGGAGCTCGAACGGCTCGACTTCCACCCCGGTGAGCCCAGCGCCGACGACGCCATGCGCCAGGACTACGAGCGGGGGCTCGACTCGTACGAGAAGGCCAAGCAGATCATGGCCACGGTCCAGCGCCCCGACGAGGTCAAGGGCGCCACCCAGGCACTGGAGGACGGGCGCTTCGCGCTGGCCACCCTCGACGCGCGCCGGCAGGGCCGGCCGCTTCCCGAGCGCCGCTCGCCCTGCTTCTTCGACCCGCGCCACGGGCCGAGCACCGAGGACGCCACCTGGGCTCCGGCCGGCGGGACGGCCCGTACCGTGCCCGTCTGCACGGCGGACGCCGTGCGGCTGCGCGACGGCCTGGACCCGGCGGTCCGCACGGTCGACACCGAGCGCGGGCCGCGGCCCTACTACGACGCGGGCCCGGCGTACGGTCCCTGGGCCGGCGGATACTTCGGCGGAGGCATCCTGCCCGGCCTGCTGGTGGGAACGATGCTCGGCTCGATGATGTCCAGCCCCGCCTACGCCTCGGACTTCGGCGGCGGAACGGGCGGCGGCTTCGAGGGCGGGGACGTCTCCGGGGCGGACTTCGACCCGTCCGACTTCGGCGGCGGGGACTTCGGTGGCGGAGGGTTCGACGGGGGCGGCGGTTTCGACGGCGGGGGCGGCTTCTAGGTCCCGTCTCTTTCGGATCGTGCGGGCCCGGCAAGATCCGGAGGGGGCGGCCTGGCCGCCCCCGGTTCCGGGCGTCCGCAGGGGACGGGGGAGCCCGTCCGTCAGGCCTGCTTGATGGCCGAGATGTCGAAGGTCAGCTTCACCTTGTCGCTGACCACGACGCCGCCGGTCTCCAGGGCCGCGTTCCACGTCAGGCCCCAGTCGGAGCGCAGGATGTCGGCGCTGCCCTCGAACCCGACGCGCTGGTTGCCGTAGGGGTCGGTGGCCGAGCCGTTGAACTCCAGGTCGATGGAGAGCGGGCGCGTGACGTCCTTGATGGTCAGCTCACCGGTGATGCGGTAGGTGTCCCCGCCGAGCTGACGCGCCTCGGTGGAGCGGAAGGTCATCAGCGGGTAGGTCTCGGCGTCGAAGAAGTCGCCGCTGCGCAGGTGGCCGTCGCGGTCGGCGATGCCGGTGTCGACGGAGGCGATCTTCACGTCGATGGAGGCGGTGGAGCGGGCCGGGTCGGCGCCGTCCAGGTGCAGGGTTCCCTCGTGCTCGGCGAAGGCCCCGCGGACGTTGGTGACCATGGCGTGGCGGACGGTGAAGCCGATGCTGCTGTGCGCGGCGTCGATGACGTAGTCGCCGGTGAGCGCGGCGAGCGCCGGATCCACTTCCAGGGTGGCGACGGCGGCGCCGTCCTGGGTGTTGACGTTCTGGCTGCGGCGGGTGAAGAGACCCATGACGTGCTCCTTGGTGGTTTCCTGCGCGGTCCGAAGATCTGTTGAACTTTCAACGACTTCAACGGGAACGACGCTAGACCCATTCCGTTCAAATTTCAACATCTAGGGAGGGTGTCAGGTCTTTTTGTGAAGGTCCCACAACGGGTGAGTGCCTCGTCTGGCGGAGTCCGTACATCCACTGGGCGTACTGTGCGGGCCGGACAGCGGAAGTCTTCCGAGACTGTGCGGAATGAACGGAGGTTTTTCGTGGCGATCTTCGTAAGGTCGGTACATGACCGTTGTGGACCAGATCCCGAGCGAGCCGACGGACGCCCGTGGGCGCGTGGCCGAGCTGCATTCCCTGCGCGAGCAGGCGCGGCGTGGACCGAGTGAGCGTGCGACCGAGGCCCAGCACGCGAAGGGCAAGCTGACCGCGCGCGAGCGCATCGCGCTGCTTGTGGACGAGGGTTCCTTCAAGGAGGTCGAGCAGTTGCGCCGGCACCGGGCGACCGGGTTCGGCCTGGAGAGCAAGAAGCCCTACACCGATGGTGTGATCACGGGCTGGGGCACGGTCGAGGGCCGGACGGTCTTCGTCTACGCGCACGACTTCCGGATCTTCGGCGGCGCGCTGGGCGAGGCCCACGCCACGAAGATCCACAAGATCATGGACATGGCGATCGCGGCGGGTGCGCCGCTGGTGTCCCTGAACGACGGTGCCGGTGCCCGTATCCAGGAGGGCGTCTCGGCGCTGGCCGGTTACGGCGGGATCTTCCAGCGCAACACGCGGGCCTCGGGTGTCATCCCGCAGATCTCCGTGATGCTGGGCCCGTGCGCGGGCGGCGCCGCCTACTCCCCGGCCCTCACCGACTTCGTGTTCATGGTCCGGGAGACCTCGCAGATGTTCATCACCGGCCCGGACGTGGTCCGCGCGGTGACCGGTGAGGAGATCACCCAGAACGGGCTCGGCGGCGCGGACGTGCACGCCGAGACCTCCGGTGTCGCGCACTTCGCGTACGACGACGAGGAGACCTGCATCTCCGAGGTCCGCTACCTCATCTCGATGCTCCCCTCCAACAACCGCGAGAACCCGCCCGTCCACGAGAACGGCGACCCGGCCGACCGGCGCAGCGAGGTCCTCCTGGACCTGGTCCCCGCCGACGGCAACCGCCCCTACGACATGCTCAAGGTCATCGAGGAGCTCGTCGACGAGGGCGACGTGCTGGAGGTCCACGAGCGGTGGGCCCGCAACATCATCTGCGCGCTGGCCCGGATGGACGGCCAGGTCGTCGGGATCGTCGCCAACCAGCCCGGCCACCTCGCCGGTGTCCTGGACATCGAGGCCTCCGAGAAGGCCGCACGCTTCGTCCAGATGTGCGACGCGTTCAACATCCCGATCATCACCCTGCTCGACGTCCCCGGCTTCCTGCCCGGCGTCGACCAGGAACACGGCGGCATCATCCGCCACGGCGCGAAACTCCTGTACGCGTACTGCAACGCCACCGTCCCGCGGATCAGCCTGATCCTCCGCAAGGCCTACGGTGGCGCGTACATCGTCATGGACTCCCAGTCCATCGGCGCGGACCTCACCTACGCCTGGCCGACCAACGAGATCGCCGTGATGGGCGCCGAGGGCGCGGCCAACGTCATCTTCCGCAAGCAGATCGCCGACGCCGAGGACCCCGAGGCCATGCGCACGCGGATGGTCAAGGAGTACAAGGCCGAACTGATGCACCCGTACTACGCGGCCGAACGCGGCCTCGTCGACGACGTCATCGACCCCGCCGAAACCCGCGAAGTCCTCGTCAGCGCCCTCGCCATGCTCCGCAACAAGCACGCCGACCTGCCGTCCCGCAAGCACGGCAACCCCCCGCAGTAACCGCGAAGGAGACCTGCCACCACATGACCACCGCCACTGACACCCTGCTGCGCGTCGAAAAGGGCAACGCCGCCCCCGAGGAGCTCGCCGCGATCACCGCGATCCTGCTCGCCCGCGCCGCCGCCACGCCCGAGGAGACCCCGGTGCGCGTGCCCGGCCAGGCCGGCTGGCGCCGCCTGGAGCGCACCCCCGGCTTCCGCGCCCCGCACAGCTGGCAGGGCTGAGGTTCCCGAGCCCCGGAAGGCCCCGCACCCGTCCAGGGTGCGGGGCCTTCCGCGTACCCCGGGGCGGGGGCGCCGGACACGCGAAGCCCCGTAGGCCGCTCCTCTCCGGATCCCGCCATGGCGAAGGCCCCCGCGTCGTGTGACACGGGGGCCTGTCGGGTACGGCAGGCTGCTACCGCAGGCGCGCCATGAGCGCGTGCTCGACGAGCGTGATGAGCGCGCTCTTGGCGTCCGCGCGGTGGCGGGCGTCGGTGGTGATGATCGGGGCGTCCGGGCCGATCTGCAGGGCCTCGCGGACTTCCTCCGGCGTGTAGGGCTGGTGCCCGTCGAAGCCGTTGAGGGCGATGACGAACGGCAGGCCGCTGTTCTCGAAGTAGTCGACGGCGGGGAAGCAGTCGGCGAGACGGCGCGTGTCCACGAGGACGACGGCGCCGATGGCGCCGCGGACCAGGTCGTCCCACATGAACCAGAAGCGGTCCTGGCCCGGGGTACCGAAG encodes:
- a CDS encoding GTP-binding protein, encoding MDFASSNGGAAPRSTTSAKIVVAGGFGVGKTTFVGAVSEINPLRTEAVMTSASAGIDDLTHTGDKTTTTVAMDFGRITLDQDLILYLFGTPGQDRFWFMWDDLVRGAIGAVVLVDTRRLADCFPAVDYFENSGLPFVIALNGFDGHQPYTPEEVREALQIGPDAPIITTDARHRADAKSALITLVEHALMARLR
- the cimA gene encoding citramalate synthase, coding for MTTTPEAATVLSEGLDDSFHVFDTTLRDGAQREGINLTVADKLTIARHLDDFGVGFIEGGWPGANPRDTEFFSRARAEITFRNAQLVAFGATRRAGGSAAQDPQVRALLESGAPVITLVAKSHDRHVELALRTTLDENLEMVRDTVSHLVAQGRRVFVDCEHFFDGYRANPEYAKSVVRTAHEAGADVVILCDTNGGMLPAQVTATVATVLADTGARLGIHAQDDTGCAVANTLAAVDAGATHVQCTANGYGERVGNANLFPVVAALEIKYGRKVLPDGALAEMTRISHAIAEVVNLTPSTHQPYVGVSAFAHKAGLHASAIKVDPDLYQHIDPERVGNTMRMLVSDMAGRASIELKGKELGVELGGDRALISRVVERVKERELKGYTYEAADASFELLLRAEAEGRARKYFRIESWRAIVEDRPDGTHANEATVKLWAKGERIVATAEGNGPVNALDRALRVALERFYPQLAKFELVDYKVRILEGTHGTESTTRVLIATTDGEREWSTVGVAPNVIAASWQALEDAFTYGLLHAGVEPAE
- a CDS encoding agmatine/peptidylarginine deiminase — encoded protein: MTKPVNDGFRMPAEWTPHERTWMAWPSPNPTFTNAQELAEARQAWGAVARAVRAYEPVTLVVSPGDAESARAVVGDDVQLVEQELDDAWMRDIGPTFVTNDAGQLAAVDWTFNGWGAQEWARWDHDSKIARHVSDVIGTRTYSTELVNEGGAIHVDGEGTVLLTDTVQLGEGRNPGWTRQQVEAEIHAHLGTTKAIWLPYGLAGDYGTYGTQGHVDIVAAFARPGVVMVHTQPDPAHPDHERCKTVAAILRASTDARGRQLEVVEVPAPTVLEEDGEWVDYSYINHYLCNGGVVLCAFDDPRDEEAAEIFRGLFPERTVTLVDARTIFAGGGGIHCITQQQPKV
- a CDS encoding cytosine permease, producing MPIEQRGVDTIPEDERTSGPRDLISILLGSNLCLGVIVFGWLPPSFGLGLWPSVTAIVTGTLVGIAFTAPLALVSLRTATNLSTSSGAQFGVRGRLVGSVVGLLLSLGYTALTLWIGGDVMVGVLSRLTGLPDTGATRGLMYGVLAACTVVAAVFGYKLLLRMSKILAIGMVVLLAVGVFAYAGDFTTAAPPDTAYLLGSFWPTWILAAVAAGLSGPVAFITLLGDYTRYISPRRHSSRKVLWATGFGLLFGLLIPQLFGTWTALAARAGAEYAGPLVDASPFWYLVPLLAAAAAGSVGNAGLMLYSMGLDLDAIVPRATRTTATLVAAAVATAFVFIGSFEWDVQSAMTSFVLVLTAIGTPWAVITLIGYVRCRGRYDADALQVFNRRSVGGIYWYRSGWNVAATASWAIGAGIGLLAVTTPFYEGPLLALTGGVDCSFVLSGLTGGLVYAALTTRRSPAPVPAAAAEEPANA
- a CDS encoding acyl-CoA carboxylase subunit epsilon, with translation MTTATDTLLRVEKGNAAPEELAAITAILLARAAATPEETPVRVPGQAGWRRLERTPGFRAPHSWQG
- a CDS encoding YceI family protein — its product is MGLFTRRSQNVNTQDGAAVATLEVDPALAALTGDYVIDAAHSSIGFTVRHAMVTNVRGAFAEHEGTLHLDGADPARSTASIDVKIASVDTGIADRDGHLRSGDFFDAETYPLMTFRSTEARQLGGDTYRITGELTIKDVTRPLSIDLEFNGSATDPYGNQRVGFEGSADILRSDWGLTWNAALETGGVVVSDKVKLTFDISAIKQA
- a CDS encoding acyl-CoA carboxylase subunit beta; this encodes MTVVDQIPSEPTDARGRVAELHSLREQARRGPSERATEAQHAKGKLTARERIALLVDEGSFKEVEQLRRHRATGFGLESKKPYTDGVITGWGTVEGRTVFVYAHDFRIFGGALGEAHATKIHKIMDMAIAAGAPLVSLNDGAGARIQEGVSALAGYGGIFQRNTRASGVIPQISVMLGPCAGGAAYSPALTDFVFMVRETSQMFITGPDVVRAVTGEEITQNGLGGADVHAETSGVAHFAYDDEETCISEVRYLISMLPSNNRENPPVHENGDPADRRSEVLLDLVPADGNRPYDMLKVIEELVDEGDVLEVHERWARNIICALARMDGQVVGIVANQPGHLAGVLDIEASEKAARFVQMCDAFNIPIITLLDVPGFLPGVDQEHGGIIRHGAKLLYAYCNATVPRISLILRKAYGGAYIVMDSQSIGADLTYAWPTNEIAVMGAEGAANVIFRKQIADAEDPEAMRTRMVKEYKAELMHPYYAAERGLVDDVIDPAETREVLVSALAMLRNKHADLPSRKHGNPPQ
- a CDS encoding cytochrome c biogenesis CcdA family protein, whose translation is MVVLASTTSVVTSGTLIAAVPVALLAGLISFFSPCVLPLVPGYLGYVTGLSASTLNPEAREEKRGRMLLGALLFVLGFSAPFVSQGAFFGYFGSTLSEYKDTLDIVLGSLTILFGLAFMGFLPGFTQRDFRIHRKPGAGLLGAPVLGFTFGLGWSPCMGPTLGAVMSLSMGQESPGRGALLVAFFCLGLGVPFILAAVAFRRSMKAFGWVKQHYSLVIKIGGGFLIAVGVLLVTGLWSDFVYQLQIWLPASNAVGI
- a CDS encoding TetR/AcrR family transcriptional regulator, translating into MVAGGVPVRAARKNAPPREDVLVAAMATIAERGLEGLTMAGLGREVGMSSGHLLYYFRSKDELLLQTLEWSEAELGGERRALLARRGPVSERLQAYVDLYVPTRPRDPHWTLWLEVWNRSQNAGPQERDRQAAIEGAWHRDLVALLAEGISRGEFRPVDAERVATRVRALLDGFSIQLAVGLPTLDRAAILAHVREFLVETLSPPR